A region from the Perca fluviatilis chromosome 16, GENO_Pfluv_1.0, whole genome shotgun sequence genome encodes:
- the phldb1a gene encoding pleckstrin homology-like domain family B member 1 isoform X8: MPVSKDLHVSDNSDSPDEMERVSRNKVEHGRQTHQVLQSTPLDLIETGKSLKVQAERPHLVSLGSGRLSTAITLLPLLEGRTTLGSEGTDIPLQGHGIAAQHCYIENQAGSITLYPCGNQCSVDGLPITKPYRLTQGCMLCFGQSVFFRFNHPEEALRMKSMLPGGSQGLSTTRTHPTDSHSVLNGNHQSFSSNGDSKINNLAKNFQDSLVLKVGSGKQPIHQPSPPNMLNGRNSSMTEDSIYENSSSFLGQNLGSKTPPVPVRSTHTEHSPVPHPRTSVSVASSGTTGGQRAQESPKLRRNVRADATSGQEKSNLSHKPCPVKFSPTTPSSPRVRGSSLQKRSPSPMREQHLSHVEAPQRLRTPEPIGATSLREHPPLSPYMSRRGTPGSQGSASSLASQGLTVKPSPEGPQGQLRLTTTSKAEAIRALYAQGPSPLSGLEKEPGGRQLRAGPGSGIMSGLGSRSGSSPLASPHRTRKTSCMTMAGSSSKEQSLIKPYTRERKNSISEINDNEDELLEYHRWQREERLREQEMEKLERQRLETILTLCADYNHEDSAAELAEVVRSGLLGGARGTCSDTEGGMSLQGVDRPQRVRENDEETQREESSSTESTHQEELLAGQEQVYLEEERSRILARVDDMKYRVSELELQLQETKQEVEMEQALLQAERRAEQEQVEAENEILSQLQLKLSQLEKATQKEKDKVRANVSAERKALEKQRNEYNELKRQFDKCPLSLREQLQEQLSRKAEALESGTKQFEELEFCQLEEESSLEEKKESQSSQLLQERAEYHCSVAKRKEKIATMEAQVKQLGLQAAQDCERMAKDRTVTLQLLHKEQDRLCALEKKYHTLTGGRNFPKPNRSMKEEYITVSQLSQIFGMQRVDPSSSSSIPSFQLASSQSTFSCHSTARGPSSLLSAQSQPELSRNAMPPINLERWYQDIMAAGEPQSCPPPLPAKSFSTRRHSQLLKSKSDGEVGQAASCTLPHSSGAAHEKNASTKGLQLMLREMSNPLDMDPRRQLALQSKDLSPTVHHSILHHQSPPSGNQAYDTLSLESSDSMETSVSTGNSACTPESACGLEAQRIEEMEKMLREAQQEKARLMENREREVQARRQMLEEERRRREEAERRLQDETAHRLRLVEEEVKMREKHFSQARPMTRYLPNRKEEFDLRAHVESSGHSIDTCPFVILTEKMCKGHLVKMGGKIKSWKKRWFVFDRIKRNFCYYVDKHETKLKGLIYFQAIEEVYYDHLRSATKSPNPSLTFCVKTHDRLYYMVAPSPEAMRIWMDVIVTGAEGYTQFMS, from the exons ATGCCTGTCAGTAAA GATCTTCATGTGTCAGATAATTCTGACAGTCCAGACGAGATGGAGCGCGTGAGCAGGAATAAAGTGGAACATGGGAGACAGACTCACCAGGTCTTACAG AGCACTCCTTTAGACCTGATTGAGACAGGCAAGTCCCTGAAAGTCCAGGCAGAGCGCCCCCACCTGGTTAGTTTGGGAAGTGGACGCTTGAGCACAGCCATCACCTTGCTACCACTGCTGGAAG GGAGAACCACGCTGGGCAGTGAGGGGACAGATATCCCTCTGCAGGGCCATGGCATCGCAGCTCAGCACTGCTACATTGAAAACCAAGCAGGCAGCATCACCTTGTACCCATGTGGAAACCAGTGCTCTGTAGATGGCCTTCCCATCACCAAACCCTATCGCCTGACACAAG GGTGCATGCTGTGTTTTGGTCAGTCAGTCTTTTTCCGCTTCAACCATCCAGAGGAGGCCCTGCGGATGAAGAGCATGCTACCTGGAGGGAGCCAAGGACTTAGTACCACAAGAACTCATCCTACAG ACTCTCACAGTGTCCTGAACGGGAACCATCAGTCTTTTTCGAGCAACGGTGACTCCAAAATCAACAACCTAGCAAAGAACTTCCAGGACTCCTTGGTGTTGAAGGTTGGATCTGGTAAACAGCCTATTCATCAGCCCTCTCCTCCAAACATGCTCAATGGGAGAAACAGCTCCATGACAGAGGACTCCATTTatgaaaacagcagcagctttctggGCCAGAACCTCGGCAGCAAAACCCCTCCAGTACCTGTGCGGTCTACTCATACCGAACACTCTCCTGTCCCCCATCCACGGACCTCAGTGTCTGTGGCCTCAAGCGGTACCACTGGTGGTCAAAGGGCCCAGGAGAGCCCAAAGCTTCGTAGGAACGTAAGAGCAGATGCCACGTCAGGACAGGAAAAATCTAACCTTAGTCACAAACCATGCCCTGTCAAATTTTCCCCAACAACTCCATCCAGCCCTCGAGTAAGAGGTTCTTCCCTACAGAAGAGATCCCCCAGTCCTATGCGAGAGCAGCACCTCTCTCATGTAGAAGCCCCTCAAAGGCTCAGGACTCCAGAGCCGATTGGGGCCACCAGCCTGAGAGAACATCCTCCTCTCAGCCCTTACATGTCCCGCAGAGGGACTCCAGGATCGCAGGGCTCGGCTTCCTCCCTTGCTTCACAGGGCTTAACCGTCAAACCCAGCCCAGAGGGGCCCCAGGGCCAACTTAGACTCACAACTACTTCAAAAGCAGAAGCCATAAGGGCATTGTATGCCCAGGGTCCATCACCACTCTCTGGGCTGGAGAAGGAGCCTGGAGGCAGGCAGTTGAGGGCCGGCCCAGGAAGTGGCATAATGTCAGGCCTGGGTTCTCGGTCTGGTTCATCTCCTCTTGCCAGCCCTCATAGGACAAGAAAGACCTCATGCATGACCATGGCAGGATCCTCCAGCAAGGAGCAGAGTCTTATAAAACCATATACCCGAGAACGCAAAAACAGCATCTCTGAGATCAATGACAATGAGGACGAGTTGCTGGAATACCACCGCtggcagagagaggagaggctgCGTGAGCAGGAAATGGAGAAACTG GAGCGACAGAGGCTGGAGACCATCCTCACTCTGTGTGCAGACTATAATCACGAGGACAGTGCTGCGGAGCTGGCTGAGGTGGTGAGGAGTGGGCTGCTGGGGGGCGCTAGAGGAACCTGCTCCGACACAGAAGGAGGGATGTCCCTTCAGGGAGTAGACAGACCCCAGAGGGTGAGAGAGAACGATGAGGAGACCCAGAGAGAGGAGTCTAGCAGCACAGAGAGCACACATCAAGAG GAGCTGTTAGCCGGTCAGGAGCAGGTGtacctggaggaggagaggagcaggatcCTGGCCAGGGTTGATGACATGAAGTACAGAGTCAGTGAACTGGAGCTGCAGCTACAAGAGACCAAACAGGag GTGGAGATGGAGCAAGCCCTGCTGCAGGCAGAGCGGCGGGCAGAGCAGGAGCAGGTGGAGGCTGAAAATGAAATCCTCTCTCAGCTGCAGCTCAAACTCAGCCAGCTGGAAAAGGCCACCCAGAAAGAGAAGGACAAG gtGAGGGCTAATGTGTCGGCTGAGCGGAAGGCCCTGGAAAAGCAGAGGAATGAGTACAATGAGCTGAAGAGGCAGTTTGATAAGTGCCCCTTGTCTCTAAGGGAACAGTTACAGGAGCAGCTCAGCAGG AAAGCTGAAGCTCTGGAGTCTGGGACCAAGCAGTTTGAGGAGCTGGAGTTCTgccagctggaggaggagagcagtctggaggagaagaaggagagtcAGAGCTCGCAGCTTCTCCAAGAGCGAGCCGAGTATCACTGCAGCGTGGCCAAGAGGAAG GAGAAGATAGCCACTATGGAAGCTCAGGTAAAGCAGCTGGGGCTACAGGCGGCTCAAGACTGTGAGAGGATGGCTAAGGACAGGACAGTGactctgcagctgctacacaaG GAGCAAGACAGGTTGTGTGCCCTGGAGAAAAAGTACCACACCTTGACAGGAGGGAGAAACTTCCCAAAGCCTAACAGAAGTATGAAAGAG GAGTACATTACAGTCAGTCAGTTAAGCCAGATCTTTGGGATGCAGAGAGTTGatccctcctcttcttcctctattCCATCATTCCAACTTGCCTCCTCTCAATCCACCTTCTCATGCCACTCAACTGCACGTGGTCCTTCCTCTTTACTCTCTGCGCAG AGCCAGCCTGAGCTGAGTAGGAATGCAATGCCTCCTATTAACCTGGAGCGCTGGTACCAGGACATCATGGCTGCTGGAGAACCTCAGTCATGTCCTCCACCACTGCCTGCAAAGTCTTTTTCCACACGCAGACACAGTCAG TTATTGAAGTCCAAGTCAGATGGTGAGGTTGGGCAGGCGGCATCATGCACACTGCCACACTCCAGTGGTGCTGCTCATGAGAAAAATGCATCCACGAAG GGGTTACAGTTAATGCTGAGAGAGATGTCAAACCCATTAGACATGGACCCCAGGAGGCAGCTCGCTCTGCAGAGCAAAG ATCTGTCTCCCACAGTCCATCACTCCATCCTGCATCATCAGTCGCCACCGAGTGGCAACCAAGCGTACGACACCCTGAGCCTGGAGAGCTCAGACAGCATGGAGACCAGCGTCTCCACCGGCAACTCCGCCTGTACCCCAGAAAG TGCCTGCGGGTTAGAGGCCCAGAGGATAGAAGAGATGGAGAAGATGTTAAGGGAGGCGCAGCAGGAGAAAGCCAGGCTGATGGAGAACCGA GAGAGAGAGGTGCAGGCTCGGCGGCAGATGTTGGAGGAGGAGCGGAGGAGGCGAGAGGAGGCCGAGAGGAGGCTTCAGGACGAGACGGCCCACAGGCTGAggctggtggaggaggaggtgaagatGAGAGAGAAACACTTCTCCCAG GCCCGTCCAATGACGCGCTATCTGCCGAACCGCAAAGAGGAGTTTGACCTGCGAGCCCACGTGGAGTCGTCCGGCCACAGCATAGACACCTGCCCCTTCGTCATCCTCACAGAGAAGATGTGCAAGGGCCACCTGGTGAAGATGGGCGGCAAAATCAAGTCGTGGAAGAAACGTTGGTTCGTTTTTGATCGCATCAAGAGGAACTTCTGTTATTACGTGG aCAAGCATGAGACCAAGCTGAAAGGGCTCATTTACTTTCAGGCGATTGAGGAGGTTTATTATGATCACCTACGCAGTGCCACgaag AGCCCCAACCCATCTTTGACCTTCTGTGTGAAAACCCACGACCGCCTCTACTACATGGTGGCCCCGTCCCCGGAGGCCATGAGGATCTGGATGGATGTCATAGTAACGGGCGCTGAGGGCTACACACAGTTCATGAGCTGA
- the phldb1a gene encoding pleckstrin homology-like domain family B member 1 isoform X3, whose product MERVSRNKVEHGRQTHQVLQSTPLDLIETGKSLKVQAERPHLVSLGSGRLSTAITLLPLLEGRTTLGSEGTDIPLQGHGIAAQHCYIENQAGSITLYPCGNQCSVDGLPITKPYRLTQGCMLCFGQSVFFRFNHPEEALRMKSMLPGGSQGLSTTRTHPTDSHSVLNGNHQSFSSNGDSKINNLAKNFQDSLVLKVGSGKQPIHQPSPPNMLNGRNSSMTEDSIYENSSSFLGQNLGSKTPPVPVRSTHTEHSPVPHPRTSVSVASSGTTGGQRAQESPKLRRNVRADATSGQEKSNLSHKPCPVKFSPTTPSSPRVRGSSLQKRSPSPMREQHLSHVEAPQRLRTPEPIGATSLREHPPLSPYMSRRGTPGSQGSASSLASQGLTVKPSPEGPQGQLRLTTTSKAEAIRALYAQGPSPLSGLEKEPGGRQLRAGPGSGIMSGLGSRSGSSPLASPHRTRKTSCMTMAGSSSKEQSLIKPYTRERKNSISEINDNEDELLEYHRWQREERLREQEMEKLERQRLETILTLCADYNHEDSAAELAEVVRSGLLGGARGTCSDTEGGMSLQGVDRPQRVRENDEETQREESSSTESTHQEELLAGQEQVYLEEERSRILARVDDMKYRVSELELQLQETKQEVEMEQALLQAERRAEQEQVEAENEILSQLQLKLSQLEKATQKEKDKVRANVSAERKALEKQRNEYNELKRQFDKCPLSLREQLQEQLSRKAEALESGTKQFEELEFCQLEEESSLEEKKESQSSQLLQERAEYHCSVAKRKEKIATMEAQVKQLGLQAAQDCERMAKDRTVTLQLLHKEQDRLCALEKKYHTLTGGRNFPKPNRSMKEDFLHISEPDLVYVDGPPHSPCPSSTSFSSSHIPSPELYPVRLQEEYLRLSDVYKMYGNAAMQPRSSSPAALHCLSLAVAPALPCEEYITVSQLSQIFGMQRVDPSSSSSIPSFQLASSQSTFSCHSTARGPSSLLSAQSQPELSRNAMPPINLERWYQDIMAAGEPQSCPPPLPAKSFSTRRHSQLLKSKSDGEVGQAASCTLPHSSGAAHEKNASTKGLQLMLREMSNPLDMDPRRQLALQSKDLSPTVHHSILHHQSPPSGNQAYDTLSLESSDSMETSVSTGNSACTPESACGLEAQRIEEMEKMLREAQQEKARLMENREREVQARRQMLEEERRRREEAERRLQDETAHRLRLVEEEVKMREKHFSQARPMTRYLPNRKEEFDLRAHVESSGHSIDTCPFVILTEKMCKGHLVKMGGKIKSWKKRWFVFDRIKRNFCYYVDKHETKLKGLIYFQAIEEVYYDHLRSATKSPNPSLTFCVKTHDRLYYMVAPSPEAMRIWMDVIVTGAEGYTQFMS is encoded by the exons ATGGAGCGCGTGAGCAGGAATAAAGTGGAACATGGGAGACAGACTCACCAGGTCTTACAG AGCACTCCTTTAGACCTGATTGAGACAGGCAAGTCCCTGAAAGTCCAGGCAGAGCGCCCCCACCTGGTTAGTTTGGGAAGTGGACGCTTGAGCACAGCCATCACCTTGCTACCACTGCTGGAAG GGAGAACCACGCTGGGCAGTGAGGGGACAGATATCCCTCTGCAGGGCCATGGCATCGCAGCTCAGCACTGCTACATTGAAAACCAAGCAGGCAGCATCACCTTGTACCCATGTGGAAACCAGTGCTCTGTAGATGGCCTTCCCATCACCAAACCCTATCGCCTGACACAAG GGTGCATGCTGTGTTTTGGTCAGTCAGTCTTTTTCCGCTTCAACCATCCAGAGGAGGCCCTGCGGATGAAGAGCATGCTACCTGGAGGGAGCCAAGGACTTAGTACCACAAGAACTCATCCTACAG ACTCTCACAGTGTCCTGAACGGGAACCATCAGTCTTTTTCGAGCAACGGTGACTCCAAAATCAACAACCTAGCAAAGAACTTCCAGGACTCCTTGGTGTTGAAGGTTGGATCTGGTAAACAGCCTATTCATCAGCCCTCTCCTCCAAACATGCTCAATGGGAGAAACAGCTCCATGACAGAGGACTCCATTTatgaaaacagcagcagctttctggGCCAGAACCTCGGCAGCAAAACCCCTCCAGTACCTGTGCGGTCTACTCATACCGAACACTCTCCTGTCCCCCATCCACGGACCTCAGTGTCTGTGGCCTCAAGCGGTACCACTGGTGGTCAAAGGGCCCAGGAGAGCCCAAAGCTTCGTAGGAACGTAAGAGCAGATGCCACGTCAGGACAGGAAAAATCTAACCTTAGTCACAAACCATGCCCTGTCAAATTTTCCCCAACAACTCCATCCAGCCCTCGAGTAAGAGGTTCTTCCCTACAGAAGAGATCCCCCAGTCCTATGCGAGAGCAGCACCTCTCTCATGTAGAAGCCCCTCAAAGGCTCAGGACTCCAGAGCCGATTGGGGCCACCAGCCTGAGAGAACATCCTCCTCTCAGCCCTTACATGTCCCGCAGAGGGACTCCAGGATCGCAGGGCTCGGCTTCCTCCCTTGCTTCACAGGGCTTAACCGTCAAACCCAGCCCAGAGGGGCCCCAGGGCCAACTTAGACTCACAACTACTTCAAAAGCAGAAGCCATAAGGGCATTGTATGCCCAGGGTCCATCACCACTCTCTGGGCTGGAGAAGGAGCCTGGAGGCAGGCAGTTGAGGGCCGGCCCAGGAAGTGGCATAATGTCAGGCCTGGGTTCTCGGTCTGGTTCATCTCCTCTTGCCAGCCCTCATAGGACAAGAAAGACCTCATGCATGACCATGGCAGGATCCTCCAGCAAGGAGCAGAGTCTTATAAAACCATATACCCGAGAACGCAAAAACAGCATCTCTGAGATCAATGACAATGAGGACGAGTTGCTGGAATACCACCGCtggcagagagaggagaggctgCGTGAGCAGGAAATGGAGAAACTG GAGCGACAGAGGCTGGAGACCATCCTCACTCTGTGTGCAGACTATAATCACGAGGACAGTGCTGCGGAGCTGGCTGAGGTGGTGAGGAGTGGGCTGCTGGGGGGCGCTAGAGGAACCTGCTCCGACACAGAAGGAGGGATGTCCCTTCAGGGAGTAGACAGACCCCAGAGGGTGAGAGAGAACGATGAGGAGACCCAGAGAGAGGAGTCTAGCAGCACAGAGAGCACACATCAAGAG GAGCTGTTAGCCGGTCAGGAGCAGGTGtacctggaggaggagaggagcaggatcCTGGCCAGGGTTGATGACATGAAGTACAGAGTCAGTGAACTGGAGCTGCAGCTACAAGAGACCAAACAGGag GTGGAGATGGAGCAAGCCCTGCTGCAGGCAGAGCGGCGGGCAGAGCAGGAGCAGGTGGAGGCTGAAAATGAAATCCTCTCTCAGCTGCAGCTCAAACTCAGCCAGCTGGAAAAGGCCACCCAGAAAGAGAAGGACAAG gtGAGGGCTAATGTGTCGGCTGAGCGGAAGGCCCTGGAAAAGCAGAGGAATGAGTACAATGAGCTGAAGAGGCAGTTTGATAAGTGCCCCTTGTCTCTAAGGGAACAGTTACAGGAGCAGCTCAGCAGG AAAGCTGAAGCTCTGGAGTCTGGGACCAAGCAGTTTGAGGAGCTGGAGTTCTgccagctggaggaggagagcagtctggaggagaagaaggagagtcAGAGCTCGCAGCTTCTCCAAGAGCGAGCCGAGTATCACTGCAGCGTGGCCAAGAGGAAG GAGAAGATAGCCACTATGGAAGCTCAGGTAAAGCAGCTGGGGCTACAGGCGGCTCAAGACTGTGAGAGGATGGCTAAGGACAGGACAGTGactctgcagctgctacacaaG GAGCAAGACAGGTTGTGTGCCCTGGAGAAAAAGTACCACACCTTGACAGGAGGGAGAAACTTCCCAAAGCCTAACAGAAGTATGAAAGAG GACTTTCTTCACATCAGCGAACCTGACCTTGTTTATGTGGACGGCCCTCCTCATAGCCCCTGTccctcctctacctccttctcctcctctcacaTCCCCTCCCCTGAACTCTATCCTGTTAGGCTGCAGGAG GAGTACCTCAGGCTCTCTGATGTCTATAAAATGTATGGAAATGCTGCTATGCAACCTCGCTCTTCTTCCCCTGCTGCTCTCCACTGCCTCTCCCTCGCTGTAGCTCCAGCTCTGCCATGTGAG GAGTACATTACAGTCAGTCAGTTAAGCCAGATCTTTGGGATGCAGAGAGTTGatccctcctcttcttcctctattCCATCATTCCAACTTGCCTCCTCTCAATCCACCTTCTCATGCCACTCAACTGCACGTGGTCCTTCCTCTTTACTCTCTGCGCAG AGCCAGCCTGAGCTGAGTAGGAATGCAATGCCTCCTATTAACCTGGAGCGCTGGTACCAGGACATCATGGCTGCTGGAGAACCTCAGTCATGTCCTCCACCACTGCCTGCAAAGTCTTTTTCCACACGCAGACACAGTCAG TTATTGAAGTCCAAGTCAGATGGTGAGGTTGGGCAGGCGGCATCATGCACACTGCCACACTCCAGTGGTGCTGCTCATGAGAAAAATGCATCCACGAAG GGGTTACAGTTAATGCTGAGAGAGATGTCAAACCCATTAGACATGGACCCCAGGAGGCAGCTCGCTCTGCAGAGCAAAG ATCTGTCTCCCACAGTCCATCACTCCATCCTGCATCATCAGTCGCCACCGAGTGGCAACCAAGCGTACGACACCCTGAGCCTGGAGAGCTCAGACAGCATGGAGACCAGCGTCTCCACCGGCAACTCCGCCTGTACCCCAGAAAG TGCCTGCGGGTTAGAGGCCCAGAGGATAGAAGAGATGGAGAAGATGTTAAGGGAGGCGCAGCAGGAGAAAGCCAGGCTGATGGAGAACCGA GAGAGAGAGGTGCAGGCTCGGCGGCAGATGTTGGAGGAGGAGCGGAGGAGGCGAGAGGAGGCCGAGAGGAGGCTTCAGGACGAGACGGCCCACAGGCTGAggctggtggaggaggaggtgaagatGAGAGAGAAACACTTCTCCCAG GCCCGTCCAATGACGCGCTATCTGCCGAACCGCAAAGAGGAGTTTGACCTGCGAGCCCACGTGGAGTCGTCCGGCCACAGCATAGACACCTGCCCCTTCGTCATCCTCACAGAGAAGATGTGCAAGGGCCACCTGGTGAAGATGGGCGGCAAAATCAAGTCGTGGAAGAAACGTTGGTTCGTTTTTGATCGCATCAAGAGGAACTTCTGTTATTACGTGG aCAAGCATGAGACCAAGCTGAAAGGGCTCATTTACTTTCAGGCGATTGAGGAGGTTTATTATGATCACCTACGCAGTGCCACgaag AGCCCCAACCCATCTTTGACCTTCTGTGTGAAAACCCACGACCGCCTCTACTACATGGTGGCCCCGTCCCCGGAGGCCATGAGGATCTGGATGGATGTCATAGTAACGGGCGCTGAGGGCTACACACAGTTCATGAGCTGA